In Eucalyptus grandis isolate ANBG69807.140 chromosome 4, ASM1654582v1, whole genome shotgun sequence, the following proteins share a genomic window:
- the LOC104442720 gene encoding gibberellin 2-beta-dioxygenase 8 — protein MSLVYITQDIHLSVLQPLTMDSSDPPFQETYKALFKKVANKGPTTPIVVEERDLPVINLGRLSLSKEERRECKAEIARASREWGFFQVLNHGISREILEKMREEQIKVFREPFEKKSREDKYLDFSAGSYRWGTPSATCLQQLSWSEAFHVPLSDIISGTRGCKSTLSSTMEQFAGTVSNLAQKLAKILAEELGHKSTFFMENCLPSTCYLRMNRYPPCPISPDMLGLMPHTDSDFLTILHQDEVGGLQLVKDGEWIAVKPNPDALIINIGDLFQAWSNDVYKSVQHRVMTNSKRERYSTAYFFCPSYDTVVESCNWPPVYRSFSFREFRRQVQEDVQKLGHKIGLPRFLV, from the exons ATGTCCCTTGTATATATAACCCAAGACATCCATCTGTCTGTCTTGCAGCCTCTAACCATGGACTCATCGGACCCGCCATTTCAAGAAACCTACAAGGCCCTCTTCAAGAAGGTAGCCAACAAAGGCCCGACCACGCCCATTGTCGTCGAAGAGCGCGACCTTCCAGTGATCAACCTCGGTCGGCTGAGCCTCAGCAAGGAGGAGAGACGGGAGTGCAAGGCGGAGATCGCGAGGGCCTCGCGGGAGTGGGGGTTCTTCCAGGTGTTGAACCATGGGATTTCACGAGAGATCCTGGAGAAAATGAGGGAGGAACAGATCAAGGTGTTCCGAGAGCCGTTCGAGAAGAAGAGTAGAGAGGACAAGTACTTGGATTTCTCGGCGGGGAGTTATCGATGGGGGACTCCTTCCGCAACATGCTTGCAGCAGTTGTCGTGGTCCGAGGCTTTCCATGTCCCTTTGAGTGATATCATCTCCGGCACAAGAGGTTGCAAAAGCACCCTCAG CTCGACAATGGAACAATTTGCCGGGACTGTATCAAACCTAGCGCAGAAATTAGCCAAGATCTTAGCAGAGGAACTGGGTCACAAATCGACCTTCTTCATGGAGAATTGCCTGCCGAGCACATGCTATCTGAGAATGAACAGATACCCACCATGTCCAATTTCACCGGACATGCTCGGGCTGATGCCGCACACCGACAGCGACTTCCTCACGATCCTGCATCAGGACGAGGTGGGGGGTCTGCAATTGGTCAAAGATGGGGAGTGGATCGCTGTTAAACCTAATCCCGATGCTCTCATCATTAACATTGGCGACTTATTTCAG GCATGGAGCAACGATGTGTACAAGAGCGTTCAGCACCGGGTGATGACCAACTCGAAACGGGAGCGGTACTCGACCGCGTACTTCTTCTGCCCATCGTACGACACTGTGGTCGAGAGCTGCAACTGGCCTCCTGTCTACAGGAGCTTCAGCTTTCGAGAATTCAGACGACAGGTCCAAGAAGATGTACAAAAGCTGGGTCACAAGATCGGGCTTCCCAGATTTCTCGTGTAA